In Deltaproteobacteria bacterium, the following proteins share a genomic window:
- a CDS encoding DUF2288 domain-containing protein: MTNNTENLREKLEKEVGPADWKVIGPHYTRGAVIIVSSELDLIDVAIKVAQDDVDLVQDWIKEEKLLRPTPDDAKEWKEKGIELSSIVVSPFVLVQQLKH, translated from the coding sequence ATGACAAATAACACGGAAAATCTAAGAGAAAAACTCGAAAAGGAGGTCGGCCCTGCCGACTGGAAGGTAATTGGTCCTCACTATACCAGAGGGGCGGTTATTATTGTTTCTTCCGAACTCGACCTTATCGATGTGGCGATAAAGGTGGCTCAAGATGATGTTGATCTGGTTCAGGACTGGATAAAGGAGGAAAAGCTGTTACGGCCCACACCTGACGATGCAAAAGAATGGAAGGAGAAGGGAATAGAACTCTCTTCGATCGTTGTTTCACCCTTCGTTCTTGTTCAACAGTTGAAACATTAA